A portion of the Drosophila innubila isolate TH190305 chromosome 3L unlocalized genomic scaffold, UK_Dinn_1.0 0_D_3L, whole genome shotgun sequence genome contains these proteins:
- the LOC117786832 gene encoding F-box only protein 28 — MNILDLPDTVLMDILELLTYDEVARKREICVRFNYICQQVLNTGFNKVVQEHAKNFKRIKSLLPRRESERRNHMLARHSDILTSIETRISMLTMTYSKFIDLNVCCFIPGRVLDEIISILKLLASTTKPLRPHEVLQELRDISSMAIEHFDEKIAVNFKLAMKLNESSGSGSGRVVVCGSLGDISFNGVKVAPMKKAPVQQQQSQCQNTICIKTKTDALFQQALLLAKSLPTSAAGTDGNQCTCDRDLSKQLQRQWQTQKLLTSRIRFLEVSRRGQERRLQEAVGSITELTTQVSELKRQLEDVLAKGKSLEASPSTAVKRSAVASDCLPPSKKPKA; from the exons ATGAATATCTTGGACTTACCGGACACAGTGTTGATGGACATATTGGAACTGCTCACGTACGATGAGGTAGCCAGGAAACGAGAG ATTTGCGTTCGCTTCAATTACATTTGCCAACAGGTGTTGAATACGGGATTTAATAAGGTTGTGCAGGAGCATGCCAAGAATTTTAAACGCATCAAGTCGCTTCTACCACGTCGCGAATCGGAACGACG taaTCACATGCTAGCGCGCCACTCCGACATCCTGACCTCCATCGAGACGCGTATTTCTATGCTGACAATGACTTACTCAAAGTTTATAGATCTTAATGTATGTTGCTTTATACCTGGTCGCGTGCTAGACGAGATCATCAGCATATTGAAACTGTTGGCCAGCACAACGAAACCTCTGCGTCCCCATGAAGTATTGCAAGAGCTGCGCGATATCTCATCGATGGCTATTGAGCATTTTGATGAAAAGATTGCCGTCAACTTTAAATTGGCCATGAAACTAAACGAATCTTCAGGCTCGGGAAGCGGACGTGTCGTTGTCTGCGGTTCCCTGGGTGACATTAGCTTCAACGGTGTAAAAGTAGCTCCAATGAAGAAGGCTccagtgcaacaacaacagtcgcaATGCCAAAATACAATCTGCatcaaaaccaaaaccgaTGCCTTGTTTCAACAGGCACTTTTATTGGCCAAATCACTGCCCACCAGTGCAGCAGGCACCGATGGCAACCAGTGCACTTGTGATCGCGATCTATCCAAGCAGTTGCAGAGACAATGGCAAACACAGAAATTACTGACGTCACGAATACGGTTCCTTGAAGTATCACGCAGGGGACAAGAGCGTCGTTTGCAGGAAGCAGTGGGCAGCATTACAGAACTTACCACACAGGTGTCGGAGTTGAAGCGTCAACTCGAGGATGTGTTGGCCAAGGGCAAAAGCTTGGAGGCGTCTCCCAGTACCGCTGTTAAACGCTCAGCGGTCGCCTCAGACTGTCTGCCGCCTAGCAAGAAACCAAAAGCTTAG
- the LOC117786846 gene encoding mediator of RNA polymerase II transcription subunit 4 yields MSFHLSTKERLLLLIDDIEMISKELIEHAHQKSSNNDLADLLDLLVAKDEEFRKMLELAEEQAKVEEAMDKLRAKVEIHDREIQKLQKSLKDAELILSTAIFQARQKLASINQANKRPVSSEELIKYAHRISSANAVSAPLTWCIGDLRRPYPTDIEMRNGLLGKSEQNINGGVVTHQNSAIQSDAQRNLSGPSSAGGGEVPNAFQNQFSWNLGELHMMGASGNSVALETRAHKESSAQDDVEVMSTDSSSSSSSDSQ; encoded by the exons ATGTCGTTTCACTTAAGCACTAAGGAGCGCTTGCTTCTGCTAATTGACGACATTGAAATGATCTCAAAGGAACTGATCGAGCACGCGCACCAGAAAAGCTCTAATAACGACCTCGCGGATTTGCTGGACCTGCTCGTTGCCAAAGATGAGGAGTTCAGGAAAATGTTGGAACTGGCAGAAGAGCAAGCCAAAGTTGAGGAAGCAATGGATAAGCTGCGTGCTAAAGTTGAGATTCAC GATCGGGAAATTCAAAAGCTACAGAAATCTCTGAAAGATGCGGAACTCATTCTTTCCACGGCAATATTTCAGGCACGTCAAAAATTGGCAAGCATTAATCAGGCCAATAAGCGACCAGTCTCTTCAGAagaacttataaaatatgccCACCGCATTAGTTCGGCAAATGCCGTTAGTGCTCCCCTGACCTGGTGCATTGGCGACCTTAGACGACCATACCCCACAGACATTGAAATGCGTAATGGACTTTTGGGCAAATCGGAGCAGAATATCAATGGCGGAGTTGTGACACATCAGAATAGTGCTATCCAATCGGATGCCCAGCGAAATTTAAGCGGACCAAGCAGTGCCGGCGGCGGAGAAGTGCCAAATGCATTCCAAAATCAATTCAGCTGGAATCTGGGTGAACTGCACATGATGGGTGCATCTGGGAACTCCGTGGCCTTGGAAACACGTGCACACAAAGAATCTTCAGCACAAGATGATGTCGAAGTCATGTCCACAGACAGCTCTAGTTCAAGCTCGAGTGATTCGCAGTAG
- the LOC117786781 gene encoding cell division cycle protein 27 homolog has translation MMIQEPVQAAIWHCLNHYDHKDAVFLAERLCSEVESDETIFLLATSYYRSNLLDQAYWLLMEKSRRSPQCRYLQAKCAYELKKYAEAESALISNGFADSKHFDELQREFGEIACFAYQLMAQVCMRTERQKLAVNALQRALKLNPFMWHAFADLCLLGQDTDAAAVFQIQSTDVFNTCQGSSANANSMVLFGGNGQMVNEQQQLENLLLNNLSNNSNYILNTPVDQQQQQLQQQQQNNNTSIATLQNLMTPNNNINNNINNNNLNSSITMLRGGVQLQHNINSSSNNNSSMMLLEDTPMGYATHDVHTQQQQQQQQQQQQLYDTNNGTPFRKQFKYLSAISPLTPSFGIMPLASPCDGSSAALQSNLSMSAYSPLPQMLVEVNQEPKIIGKKLKTHVGGLINRQEKSKPAVFTQAGNITPRTPNNVVGNAPSNTNAAVRRSSRLFSNSAYSVKENNKSPNITNNNKFVQPRSPPRKTKSSRMSKICLNNELIEEKTHHHLAEKLSEKQSRKEKEKVETITSAATTGNGNNNNQQQQQQTTINNRSTEDAKVLLNNSLNNAQTLAHQLLSMKKQSADGLMLLLRDLAEGYKLLSAFHCKAAIKQLESTIPKHHLSSSWVQSLIGMCRYELREYEAAVVIFKRIHETEPCRLDYMEIYSTSLWHLQKEVALSALAQDLICQDKRSPVTWCVAGNCFSLHKEHETAIKFFKRAVQVDADFVYSYTLLGHELVLTEEFDKAMDYFRAAVVRDSRHYNAWFGIGTIYSKQEKYELAELHYMKALKINPWNSVILVHIGAMQFFMQKKDTALQTLNTAASLDPKNPLARFHRGSIYFSLGKYQEALRELEELKEIVPKESVVFYLIGKIHKTLGNMDLALMHFSWATDLDPKGANNQIKDAFDSMAHPNCCPANDTVLDVDFEPTSERSDDSTQAQQDVSYDSDY, from the exons atGATGATACAAGAGCCCGTGCAG GCCGCCATATGGCACTGCCTCAACCACTACGATCATAAAGATGCCGTTTTTCTGGCGGAGCGTCTATGCTCAGAAG TGGAAAGCGACGAGACGATATTTTTATTGGCCACCAGCTACTATCGTTCAAATCTATTGGATCAGGCCTATTGGCTGCTTATGGAGAAGTCGCGTCGATCGCCACAGTGCCGCTACTTGCAGGCCAAATGCGCCTATGAACTGAAGAAATATGCTGAAGCTGAAAGCGCTCTGATTTCCAATGGTTTTGCGGATAGCAAACATTTTGATGAGCTGCAGCGAGAATTTGGCGAAATTGCATGCTTTGCTTATCAGTTGATGGCACAAGTCTGTATGCGGACGGAACGTCAGAAGCTGGCGGTAAATGCGCTGCAGCGTGCACTGAAACTGAACCCATTTATGTGGCATGCGTTTGCCGATCTATGCCTGCTGGGTCAGGATACCGATGCAGCCGCAGTATTCCAAATTCAAAGCACTGATGTGTTCAACACTTGCCAGGGCAGCAGCGCCAATGCCAATTCCATGGTGCTCTTTGGTGGCAATGGCCAAATGGTCAacgagcaacagcagctggagaATCTATTGTTGAACAATTTAAGCAATAACTCAAATTATATACTTAACACGCCTGTggatcagcaacagcagcagttgcagcagcagcagcagaacaacaacaccagcattGCCACACTACAGAATCTGATGACGCCAAATAACAACatcaataataacataaacaataacaatctcAACAGCTCCATTACCATGTTGCGAGGTGGCGTACAGCTGCAGCATaatatcaacagcagcagcaacaataactcGAGCATGATGCTCCTGGAGGACACACCAATGGGTTATGCCACACATGATGTGcacacacagcagcagcaacaacaacaacagcagcagcagcaattgtaTGATACCAACAATGGCACACCATTTCGCAagcaattcaaatatttatctgCAATATCGCCGTTAACGCCCAGCTTTGGCATTATGCCCTTGGCTAGTCCCTGCGATGGCAGCTCAGCCGCCTTACAGTCCAATTTAAGCATGTCCGCGTATTCGCCCTTGCCCCAAATGCTGGTGGAGGTCAATCAGGAGCCCAAAATCATTggcaaaaagttaaaaacacATGTGGGTGGCCTAATCAATCGTCAGGAGAAGAGCAAACCCGCCGTATTTACACAGGCTGGCAACATAACGCCTCGCACACCCAACAATGTTGTAGGCAATGCACCTTCCAATACCAATGCGGCAGTGCGTCGCAGCTCCCGGCTTTTTAGCAATTCGGCGTACTCGGTTAAGGAGAACAACAAATCGCCAAATataacaaacaataataaatttgtgcaGCCGCGTTCGCCGCCacgcaaaacaaaatcatCACGAATGTCAAAAATCTGTTTAAACAACGAGCTAATTGAGGAGAAGACGCATCATCATCTTGCAGAGAAACTGAGCGAGAAGCAGTCGCGCAAGGAGAAGGAAAAGGTGGAAACAATCACATCGGCAGCCACAactggcaatggcaacaacaacaatcaacaacaacagcaacaaaccaCAATCAATAATCGCAGCACAGAAGATGCCAAAGTTCTGCTTAACAATAGTCTCAACAATGCACAGACCTTGGCACATCAGTTGCTCAGCATGAAGAAGCAATCGGCGGATGGCTTAATGCTCCTGCTCCGTGATCTGGCCGAGGGATATAAGCTGCTGTCGGCATTCCATTGCAAGGCGGCCATCAAGCAGCTGGAGTCGACGATACCAAAGCATCATTTAAGCTCCAGTTGGGTGCAATCTTTGATTGGCATGTGTCGGTATGAGCTTCGTGAATACGAGGCTGCCGTTGTCATATTTAAACGGATACACGAGACGGAACCGTGTCGCTTGGATTATATGGAGATCTATTCCACGTCGTTGTGGCACTTGCAAAAGGAGGTGGCGCTTTCGGCACTGGCGCAGGACCTCATCTGTCAGGATAAACGCAGTCCGGTGACGTGGTGTGTTGCCGGCAATTGTTTCTCGTTGCACAAGGAGCACGAGACGGCCATCAAGTTCTTCAAGCGTGCCGTTCAAGTAGATGCGGACTTTGTCTACAGTTACACACTGCTGGGACATGAACTAGTGCTTACCGAGGAGTTTGACAAGGCCATGGACTACTTCCGAGCGGCAGTCGTACGCGATTCTCGGCATTATAATGCCTGGTTCGGCATTGGCACCATCTACTCCAAGCAGGAGAAATATGAGCTAGCCGAATTGCACTATATGAAGGCGTTGAAGATTAATCCATGGAACTCGGTCATATTGGTGCACATCGGAGCGATGCAGTTCTTTATGCAGAAAAAGGATACGGCCCTGCAAACACTTAATACGGCGGCTTCGTTAGATCCGAAAAATCCATTGGCGCGCTTTCATCGCGGTTCCATATATTTCTCACTGGGCAAATACCAGGAGGCGTTGCGTGAACTGGAGGAGCTCAAGGAGATTGTGCCAAAGGAGTCGGTAGTATTTTATCTAATTGGCAAGATACACAAGACGCTCGGCAATATGGATCTGGCATTGATGCATTTCAGCTGGGCCACCGATCTGGATCCCAAGGGCGCCAATAATCAAATCAAAGATGCCTTCGATTCAATGGCGCATCCCAATTGCTGTCCAGCCAATGACACTGTACTGGATGTGGACTTTGAACCAACCTCGGAGCGTTCCGATGACTCAACGCAGGCGCAGCAAGATGTTAGCTACGACAGCGACTACTAA
- the LOC117786809 gene encoding uncharacterized protein LOC117786809, with the protein MDLQRKLPAASPASTQCSELEYLIALQSDEIGGSQLRRSQRLREKEKTNLETRKEVVENTINNTSINDGASSPQLFAETDEEFSQLGQQPPKQASIPQATINQNVASKRANNETSVDVWPKEKRRRKSTSTSRAKKQTAAVRKPTTLSSKLNLKTNSIESQFGIMFPYPQVDNADWQKFYNPQAIVIPSKPNSGELEIKISPESIQNPTTMPQNEKLVPQPQKTEPSYQICSQPKRKSHKIIDSASGTKRSRAKNQRKVVPISTNDKVTNQCAHHQQPTVNPSDSTEPHLTVFTYGTAQNPQVHPGISLQLSYQQPTVNPSDSTGPHLTISNHGTAANPQAHPGLSRQYSYHQPTVNPPDPKPSSYQRQTWTQTLLPERYPDHFIHQLPPESTTMNGVIMSSELQRVGAETAVPDSTRALPSKELRQMCPTPDTTPTVAHESYTPSPPIADSLTSSTPSLSDSLAEVFGTRKVRNILNIEPPRKYLVLEVHLPAIAFMLDVELGRLRAVLGMTQRLTHEQVEQMTQESREVISIHSSEDNQEFEMQ; encoded by the coding sequence atggATTTGCAACGTAAATTGCCAGCTGCTAGTCCAGCTTCTACACAGTGCTCTGAGTTGGAATATTTAATAGCACTACAATCGGATGAGATAGGGGGCTCCCAGCTGCGTCGCTCCCAGCGTTTGCGCGAAAAGGAGAAAACTAATTTAGAAACTCGCAAAGAAGTCGTCgagaatacaataaataatactagTATCAATGATGGCGCCAGCTCGCCTCAACTGTTTGCGGAGACGGATGAGGAATTCAGCCAACTTGGTCAACAGCCTCCCAAACAGGCCAGTATACCACAAGCGACCATTAATCAAAATGTGGCGAGCAAACGCGCCAATAATGAGACTTCCGTGGACGTGTGGCCAAAGGAAAAGCGCCGCCGCAAAAGTACAAGCACATCCCGTGCCAAGAAACAAACAGCAGCTGTGAGGAAACCAACAACATTGTCTTCAAAATTGAatcttaaaacaaactcaattGAGTCGCAATTCGGAATAATGTTTCCTTATCCACAAGTGGATAATGCCGACTGGCAGAAGTTCTATAACCCGCAGGCAATTGTCATCCCATCTAAACCAAACTCAGGCGAATTGGAAATCAAGATCTCGCCTGAATCTATACAAAatccaacaacaatgccacaaaatgaaaaattagtACCACAACCCCAGAAAACAGAGCCTTCTTATCAAATTTGTAGTCAACCTAAGCGGAAATCCCATAAAATCATTGATTCTGCATCTGGAACTAAGCGAAGTCGTGCCAAAAACCAGCGTAAAGTTGTTCCAATATCTACCAATGACAAAGTAACTAATCAATGTGCACATCACCAGCAGCCGACCGTAAACCCTTCAGATTCAACAGAGCCACATCTGACGGTATTCACCTACGGAACTGCACAGAATCCGCAGGTTCATCCTGGAATATCCTTGCAGCTCAGTTACCAACAGCCGACCGTAAACCCATCAGATTCAACAGGTCCGCATCTAACAATATCCAACCATGGAACTGCAGCGAATCCCCAGGCTCATCCCGGGCTGTCCCGGCAGTACAGTTACCACCAGCCGACTGTAAACCCACCAGATCCTAAGCCATCATCATATCAACGTCAAACTTGGACTCAAACCCTGCTTCCGGAGCGTTATCCGGACCATTTTATACACCAGTTGCCGCCGGAATCCACTACAATGAATGGAGTAATCATGTCAAGCGAATTGCAGCGCGTTGGAGCTGAAACAGCTGTGCCGGATTCAACTAGAGCCTTGCCATCCAAAGAACTGCGACAAATGTGTCCCACACCGGATACAACGCCAACCGTCGCCCACGAATCCTATACCCCGTCGCCGCCGATTGCGGATTCGTTGACTTCATCAACGCCATCACTTAGTGATTCGCTTGCCGAGGTATTTGGCACTAGAAAAGtacgaaatattttaaacatagaGCCGCCGCGCAAGTATCTGGTGCTGGAGGTTCATCTGCCAGCGATCGCGTTTATGCTGGACGTGGAGCTGGGACGCCTGCGCGCCGTCCTGGGAATGACACAACGCCTGACGCACGAGCAGGTTGAACAGATGACACAGGAATCCCGTGAAGTTATAAGCATACACTCATCAGAGGACAATCAAGAGTTTGAGATGCAGTGA